One stretch of Prochlorococcus marinus XMU1402 DNA includes these proteins:
- a CDS encoding S1C family serine protease: MRLKKSIISIISFGSFFGLSTFSSLSESSIAAKINCESPVHRGKHKDCVDKDGRPKRKELIDPDTGLSVVEMESDILWNRIPRRNKVPYEQIVKSTSSFDGSTEYVVYDRNYKFSYPYESTVFTKWSSDYVRGIWTLKAGCGLIACTAGYETDGGDLPSPLEVKFAGRTYSLYGDDGKFMLPNRFVNDIKNAKTYDGLSIRVRRTVVPIGEKTVEKLSLLYKKSIKKWDLPKIAINIKNIKKNPSIKEIAGSSLPSVVTVRAGSGQGTGFFITDGGTILTNRHVVSGASNKEILIDTVSGRQYKGKVTFISREDDFAIIDVKGTDLPKALPICYSNYPMAGEDVVALGSPLGLSNTVTRGIVSALRRSGSDFDSIVMSGSSLIQTDAAINPGNSGGPLLNENGEVIGVNTFGKTSSEGLNFAVSIVDIMQQLKVRRPGGLEALEMKLNSCGNKFN; this comes from the coding sequence ATTGCAGCGAAAATTAATTGTGAATCTCCAGTTCACAGAGGTAAACATAAGGATTGTGTTGATAAAGATGGCCGACCTAAGAGAAAAGAACTAATTGATCCTGATACTGGCCTTTCTGTTGTTGAAATGGAAAGTGACATATTGTGGAACAGAATCCCAAGAAGAAATAAAGTTCCTTATGAGCAGATAGTTAAATCCACATCTAGTTTTGATGGGAGTACTGAGTATGTTGTTTATGATCGGAATTATAAATTTAGTTATCCATATGAATCCACCGTTTTTACAAAGTGGTCATCAGATTATGTAAGAGGCATTTGGACTTTAAAAGCAGGTTGCGGTCTTATAGCTTGCACTGCAGGATATGAAACAGATGGTGGAGATTTACCTTCCCCTCTAGAAGTAAAATTCGCTGGGAGAACTTATTCTTTGTACGGAGATGATGGCAAATTTATGCTTCCTAATAGATTTGTAAACGATATCAAAAACGCAAAAACCTATGATGGATTATCAATAAGAGTACGACGTACTGTAGTTCCTATAGGAGAAAAAACTGTTGAAAAACTATCTCTTCTTTATAAAAAATCAATTAAAAAATGGGATTTACCAAAGATTGCTATAAACATAAAAAACATAAAAAAGAATCCCTCAATTAAAGAAATTGCAGGAAGCTCACTTCCCAGTGTAGTTACTGTAAGAGCTGGAAGTGGGCAAGGGACTGGTTTTTTTATTACTGACGGAGGTACTATACTTACCAATAGGCATGTTGTTAGTGGAGCATCCAATAAAGAAATCCTTATTGATACTGTTTCCGGAAGACAATATAAAGGTAAAGTTACTTTTATAAGTAGAGAAGATGATTTTGCAATCATTGATGTAAAGGGCACTGATCTTCCAAAAGCATTGCCTATCTGCTATTCAAATTATCCAATGGCAGGAGAAGATGTGGTTGCATTAGGCTCTCCTCTTGGTTTGTCAAACACAGTTACTAGGGGGATTGTAAGCGCTTTGAGAAGATCAGGAAGTGACTTTGATTCAATTGTTATGAGTGGCTCTTCATTAATTCAAACTGATGCTGCAATAAATCCCGGTAATAGTGGAGGGCCTCTTTTAAACGAGAATGGAGAAGTTATTGGAGTAAATACATTTGGTAAAACCTCCAGCGAAGGTTTGAATTTTGCTGTTTCAATAGTTGATATAATGCAACAACTTAAAGTGAGAAGACCTGGTGGGCTAGAAGCCTTAGA